DNA sequence from the Ruminococcus albus 7 = DSM 20455 genome:
GCTGAAAGACTGGACCTTCAGGCTGACTTTATGCAGGACTGTGCTGAACAGACTTATGCGGGATATACCGCCAGAACAGGATGCAGAAGAAGAATGAATTACAGCGCAAAACTGTATTCAAGATTGTAAGCTTAAAGCAATTATCTTATATTTCGACAGGAGGAAAAACAGCATGAACATAAAGAAGCTTCTGGACAAAGTATTTGTAAAAGAGAATGTCAAAGCAGAAGGTATCTTTTCGGATTTCAACTACGATTATGTCGGTTTTGATCCATGCAATAAGACCAACAAGATCAATCATAGGGAAAATATCACAGAGAAAAACAGAAAAAAGATTTGATTTGAGATTTTATAAGGATCCGGTGTATTGATATGAGAAAAGTTAAAGTTGCGATCATTGACAGCGGGATCAACTACAACATAGTTAATGACGATGTCAGAAACTGCATAAAGACCGGATATTTAGTTCATGATGATGAAGCCAATACTGTTCAGGAGGTATCACCTTCCGAATTGTGTGATTTCAACGGGCATGGTACGGTATGCGCTTCAATAGTAAACAGGATAGCGCCGGAAACGGAGATAATCCCTGTTTGTATATTGGGTAAGAACGGCAGATGCACTCCGGGCAAACTGGTAGCTGCACTGGAACTGGCCAAACGGCTCGATGTCCAGATCATCAATATGAGTCTCAGCTCAAATGATCTATTTATACGGCATAAACTGAAAAAGCTGACAAAGGAACTTGAAGCGCAGGGAAAGATCTGTGTAGCTTCAAAGTCCAATGACAGACACATCAGTTTTCCGGCAGATTTTAAAAACGTTATAGGTGTTGTAGGCAGGATCGACGTTTTTAATGACGGTTTTGAATACGACAGTCAGAAGAAGATACAGGTAACAGCCAGCGGAGCTACAGAGCTTATGGAATTCCATATGCCCGGTGCGAACTTCTTCAGAGGCAACAGCAGGGCGGCTGCGATATTCTCAGGCGTTCTTGCGGATGCTTACGCAAAAGGAAAGTTCAGCACAAAGGCAGAGGCGGAAGAGTATATGAGGTCTGAGTCCTGGGTGAGCGAAAAGTTTTACAGGTCTCCGGAGGATGATGAGAGCGATGAGAAGATCGTGAACAGGATCCTCACAAGAGTAAGTAAAATGATATCCGATGAGAGGATACGTGTTAAGCTCGCAGATGATCTTGAGCTGGTGTATACCAATTCTACTATCTATGATTATTACAAGATAATCTATATGCTCGAAAATGAGTTTTCGTGCAGGATATTCGGCAAAGTCCCTGTATACAGGGTATATTTTCAGAAGATAAATTATCTCGGCAAACTGGTAAAGGAAGCACTCAATGAATAATGAAATAAGGAAACTGCTCAGGATATGGAAACTTGACAGAATGAAGAAAGGTGTTTTCTTTACCCTGATGCTGATATCGGTGTTCTTGTCGATAGCCGTGCCAATGGTATTCGTTGACTTTGTAGATGTGGTCACGAAAGCGGCATCGATGAGTTCGCTGGTAAGATTGATAACAATATATTTAGTACTTAACATTTCACAGATGTTTGTGGAGTTCGCGTTTGATTATTACTCATCCGTAAAGGAATTCGAGTTCGCACAGCATCTGAAATTTACAGCGCTGG
Encoded proteins:
- a CDS encoding S8 family serine peptidase — protein: MRKVKVAIIDSGINYNIVNDDVRNCIKTGYLVHDDEANTVQEVSPSELCDFNGHGTVCASIVNRIAPETEIIPVCILGKNGRCTPGKLVAALELAKRLDVQIINMSLSSNDLFIRHKLKKLTKELEAQGKICVASKSNDRHISFPADFKNVIGVVGRIDVFNDGFEYDSQKKIQVTASGATELMEFHMPGANFFRGNSRAAAIFSGVLADAYAKGKFSTKAEAEEYMRSESWVSEKFYRSPEDDESDEKIVNRILTRVSKMISDERIRVKLADDLELVYTNSTIYDYYKIIYMLENEFSCRIFGKVPVYRVYFQKINYLGKLVKEALNE